The Eublepharis macularius isolate TG4126 chromosome 8, MPM_Emac_v1.0, whole genome shotgun sequence genome contains a region encoding:
- the LOC129335097 gene encoding small EDRK-rich factor 1-like, giving the protein RDGPVHNARYGGRGKQKVLAVGALGGELLWLARNGCSCRYRWGYCFAMARGNQRELARQKNMKKTQEQNKGKRKEDALSASQRKQRDSEIMQQKQKAADEKKSLQGGAK; this is encoded by the exons AGAGACGGTCCCGTACATAATGCGCGCTACGGCGGGCGGGGCAAGCAGAAGGTTCTGGCAGTTGGAGCTCTTGGTGGAGAGTTGCTGTGGCTTGCGCGTAACGGTTGCAGCTGCCGCTACCGCTGGGGTTATTGTTTCGCCATGGCCC GTGGGAACCAGCGTGAACTTGCTCGCCAGAAGAACATGAAGAAAACTCAAGaacagaacaaaggaaaaagaaaagaggatgctTTGTCTGCTTCTCAGAGGAAACAGAG AGATTCTGAAATCATGCAGCAAAAGCAGAAAGCAGCTGATGAGAAGAAGTCTCTTCAGGGAGGAGCAAAATAG
- the LOC129334313 gene encoding survival of motor neuron protein-like isoform X2 produces MAARSEDEAVLFRRGAGQSDDSDIWDDTALIKAYDKAVASFKNALKNGDCSEPLDKTEQNAGTKRKNNKKNKSRKKSNASSQKQNTNETQYSTDESDLSFQSPGNKHNRTKSTQWNSPFPLPPLPPPPPPPPGLGRIGSKLTGPPSFLSGWPPPFPSGPPLIPPPPPLSPDSSEDDEALGSMLIAWYMSGYHTGYYLGLKQGRMETTSGRHANSK; encoded by the exons ATGGCTGCTCGAAGCGAGGATGAGGCGGTGCTGTTCAGGCGCGGGGCCGGGCAG AGTGATGATTCCGATATATGGGATGATACTGCCCTTATAAAGGCATATGACAAAGCTGTTGCATCTTTTAAG AATGCTTTGAAGAATGGTGACTGTTCAGAGCCTTTGGATAAAACTGAGCAAAATGctggaacaaaaagaaaaaataacaaaaagaacaagagtagAAAGAAAAGTAATGCTTCATCACAGAAACAG AACACAAATGAGACTCAGTATTCAACTGATGAAAGTGACCTATCCTTCCAGTCACCTGGAAATAAACACAATCGTACAAAGTCAACACAATGGAATTCTCCCTTCCCCTTACCACctttgccaccaccaccaccaccaccaccgggaTTGGGAAGG ATTGGGTCAAAGCTCACTGGACCTCCATCTTTCTTATCTGGCTGGCCTCCCCCCTTTCCATCAGGACCACCG TTgataccaccaccacctcctttgaGTCCAGACTCTTCTGAAGATGATGAAGCATTGGGAAGTATGTTAATAGCATGGTATATGAGTGGTTATCATACTGGCTACTATCTG GGCTTAAAACAGGGCCGAATGGAAACGACATCGGGGAGACATGCCAACTCTAAGTAG
- the LOC129334313 gene encoding survival of motor neuron protein-like isoform X1, with amino-acid sequence MAARSEDEAVLFRRGAGQSDDSDIWDDTALIKAYDKAVASFKNALKNGDCSEPLDKTEQNAGTKRKNNKKNKSRKKSNASSQKQWRVNDACSAVWSEDGNVYQATITSINWKKGTCVVLYTGYGNREEQHLSDLLPPIDAEGTNEERSAGENTNETQYSTDESDLSFQSPGNKHNRTKSTQWNSPFPLPPLPPPPPPPPGLGRIGSKLTGPPSFLSGWPPPFPSGPPLIPPPPPLSPDSSEDDEALGSMLIAWYMSGYHTGYYLGLKQGRMETTSGRHANSK; translated from the exons ATGGCTGCTCGAAGCGAGGATGAGGCGGTGCTGTTCAGGCGCGGGGCCGGGCAG AGTGATGATTCCGATATATGGGATGATACTGCCCTTATAAAGGCATATGACAAAGCTGTTGCATCTTTTAAG AATGCTTTGAAGAATGGTGACTGTTCAGAGCCTTTGGATAAAACTGAGCAAAATGctggaacaaaaagaaaaaataacaaaaagaacaagagtagAAAGAAAAGTAATGCTTCATCACAGAAACAG TGGAGAGTTAATGATGCATGCAGTGCAGTTTGGTCTGAAGATGGTAATGTGTACCAAGCAACTATTACCTCAATTAACTGGAAGAAAGGGACGTGTGTAGTTCTTTATACTGGATATGGAAATAGGGAAGAGCAACATCTGTCTGATCTGCTGCCACCAATAGATGCTGAGGGAACAAATGAGGAAAGAAGTGCCGGGGAG AACACAAATGAGACTCAGTATTCAACTGATGAAAGTGACCTATCCTTCCAGTCACCTGGAAATAAACACAATCGTACAAAGTCAACACAATGGAATTCTCCCTTCCCCTTACCACctttgccaccaccaccaccaccaccaccgggaTTGGGAAGG ATTGGGTCAAAGCTCACTGGACCTCCATCTTTCTTATCTGGCTGGCCTCCCCCCTTTCCATCAGGACCACCG TTgataccaccaccacctcctttgaGTCCAGACTCTTCTGAAGATGATGAAGCATTGGGAAGTATGTTAATAGCATGGTATATGAGTGGTTATCATACTGGCTACTATCTG GGCTTAAAACAGGGCCGAATGGAAACGACATCGGGGAGACATGCCAACTCTAAGTAG